One genomic region from Thermogemmata fonticola encodes:
- a CDS encoding SDR family oxidoreductase, with product MRRQLAGKRCLLTGASGGIGRALAQALAQAGVRLMLTGRRQEALAELARQLQKQGSHADFYPADLTQPAQRQHLVEQTIRSLGGLDLLINNAGIGSWGHFDTSTPEILRTIMEVNFFAPVELTRLAMPHLMQGEQPAVVNITSMCGRRGMPAWSEYSASKYALVGMSEAWRGEFVRFQVDVITIVPGLTNSGLDQHLLRKEGRAQIRFERGMTPEYLAGQILRAIERNRREVVIGREARQLLFFQRWFPRLTDWLIGRKIRALYRKDSTPSSPPASGGNP from the coding sequence ATGCGGCGGCAACTTGCGGGCAAACGCTGCTTGCTGACGGGAGCCTCCGGCGGCATCGGGCGAGCTTTGGCCCAGGCTTTAGCTCAGGCGGGTGTCCGCTTGATGCTCACGGGGCGGCGACAGGAAGCCTTGGCGGAGTTGGCCCGCCAGTTGCAAAAGCAGGGAAGCCACGCCGACTTCTACCCTGCAGATTTGACCCAACCCGCCCAGCGACAGCATCTGGTGGAACAGACGATCCGTTCGCTCGGCGGCCTGGACCTGCTCATCAACAACGCGGGCATCGGTAGCTGGGGACACTTCGACACGTCCACTCCAGAGATTCTCCGCACCATCATGGAGGTCAATTTCTTTGCTCCTGTGGAGCTGACGCGCCTAGCCATGCCCCATCTGATGCAGGGGGAACAGCCGGCAGTCGTCAACATCACCTCGATGTGCGGCCGACGGGGGATGCCGGCTTGGTCCGAATATTCCGCCAGCAAGTACGCCCTTGTCGGGATGTCCGAAGCCTGGCGTGGGGAATTCGTCCGCTTTCAGGTGGATGTCATCACCATCGTTCCCGGTCTCACCAACAGCGGCCTGGACCAGCATTTGCTGCGCAAAGAAGGGCGTGCCCAAATCCGCTTCGAGCGCGGTATGACGCCTGAATATCTGGCCGGCCAGATTCTCCGCGCTATAGAGCGTAACCGCCGGGAAGTGGTGATTGGCCGCGAGGCCCGCCAACTCCTCTTCTTCCAGCGGTGGTTCCCGCGCTTGACCGATTGGCTCATAGGCCGCAAAATCCGCGCGCTGTATCGCAAAGATTCGACTCCCTCCTCACCGCCTGCTTCCGGAGGAAACCCATGA